Proteins encoded within one genomic window of Ptychodera flava strain L36383 unplaced genomic scaffold, AS_Pfla_20210202 Scaffold_39__1_contigs__length_1403739_pilon, whole genome shotgun sequence:
- the LOC139127951 gene encoding histone H4, translated as MSGRGKGGKGLGKGGAKRHRKVLRDNIQGITKPAIRRLARRGGVKRISGLIYEETRGVLKVFLENVIRDAVTYTEHAKRKTVTAMDVVYALKRQGRTLYGFGG; from the coding sequence ATGTCTGGTCGTGGCAAAGGAGGCAAAGGTCTGGGAAAAGGAGGCGCCAAGCGTCATCGTAAGGTGTTGCGTGATAACATCCAGGGTATCACCAAGCCAGCTATCCGTCGTCTGGCCCGTCGTGGTGGTGTCAAGCGTATCTCTGGTCTCATCTACGAAGAAACCCGTGGTGTACTCAAGGTCTTCTTGGAGAACGTCATCCGTGATGCCGTCACCTACACCGAGCACGCCAAGAGAAAGACAGTCACCGCCATGGATGTGGTCTACGCTCTGAAACGCCAGGGCCGTACTCTGTACGGT